One genomic window of Melanotaenia boesemani isolate fMelBoe1 chromosome 20, fMelBoe1.pri, whole genome shotgun sequence includes the following:
- the fut9a gene encoding 4-galactosyl-N-acetylglucosaminide 3-alpha-L-fucosyltransferase 9 isoform X1 produces the protein MLLILSLQSKTGRSMPSATFHKILRPLLLGTFILGCFVTVFLMYFKPSTNWLYGPIDSTVSTDRVKNLFSTKSDKNVTTVLVWLWPFGQTYDLSVCSSLFNIEGCFITADRNLYNKSDGVVIHHRDISSDLSNLPPLQRPSFQKWIWMNLESPSHSSQLPGTENLFNLTLNYRQDADIEVPYGSIVAAETEEDFVPPSKNKLICWIVSNWNQDHVRVKYYNELYKHIEVHAYGQAFGEYISDQDYFPTMASCKFYLAFENSIHKDYITEKLYNPLSVGTVPVVLGPPRQNYENFIQGDAFIHVDDFTSPKELAEYILLLDKNEEMYLRYFQWRRHFKVKKAYFWAEHTCLACDYLRRHKEYKAFNNLDKWYWGG, from the coding sequence gACGGAGTATGCCATCAGCTACTTTTCACAAAATCCTACGACCGCTTCTGCTTGGTACTTTCATCCTGGGATGCTTTGTGACTGTATTTTTGATGTATTTTAAGCCATCCACCAACTGGCTTTATGGTCCAATAGATTCGACTGTTTCCACAGACCGGGTGAAGAATCTCTTCTCCACCAAGAGTGATAAAAACGTGACTACTGTCCTGGTCTGGCTTTGGCCCTTCGGACAAACCTATGATCTGAGTGTCTGTAGCTCTCTTTTCAACATCGAGGGGTGTTTCATCACAGCAGACAGAAACCTCTACAACAAGTCAGATGGGGTCGTCATCCATCACCGAGACATCTCCAGTGACCTATCCAACCTGCCCCCGCTTCAGCGGCCATCATTTCAGAAATGGATATGGATGAACTTGGAGTCACCGTCTCATTCATCCCAGCTACCTGGGACTGAGAACTTGTTCAATCTCACTCTCAATTATCGTCAGGATGCTGACATTGAAGTGCCTTATGGGTCCATTGTAGCagcagagacagaggaggactTTGTACCACCTAGCAAAAACAAGCTGATCTGTTGGATTGTAAGCAACTGGAACCAGGATCATGTGAGAGTGAAATATTAcaatgagctgtacaaacataTTGAGGTTCATGCATATGGACAAGCCTTTGGAGAATACATTTCTGACCAAGACTACTTCCCCACCATGGCCAGCTGTAAGTTCTATTTAGCTTTTGAGAACTCAATCCACAAAGACTACATTACTGAAAAACTGTACAACCCTCTCTCTGTGGGCACAGTGCCAGTAGTTTTGGGCCCACCCAGGCAGAACTATGAGAACTTTATTCAAGGAGATGCCTTCATTCATGTGGATGACTTCACTTCACCCAAGGAACTGGCAGAGTACATACTCCTTCTGGACAAAAATGAGGAAATGTACCTCAGGTACTTTCAGTGGCGGCGGCACTTTAAAGTGAAGAAGGCATATTTTTGGGCAGAGCACACATGCTTGGCTTGTGATTACCTGAGAAGGCACAAAGAGTACAAAGCATTTAATAATCTTGACAAGTGGTACTGGGGTGGATAG
- the fut9a gene encoding 4-galactosyl-N-acetylglucosaminide 3-alpha-L-fucosyltransferase 9 isoform X2 — translation MPSATFHKILRPLLLGTFILGCFVTVFLMYFKPSTNWLYGPIDSTVSTDRVKNLFSTKSDKNVTTVLVWLWPFGQTYDLSVCSSLFNIEGCFITADRNLYNKSDGVVIHHRDISSDLSNLPPLQRPSFQKWIWMNLESPSHSSQLPGTENLFNLTLNYRQDADIEVPYGSIVAAETEEDFVPPSKNKLICWIVSNWNQDHVRVKYYNELYKHIEVHAYGQAFGEYISDQDYFPTMASCKFYLAFENSIHKDYITEKLYNPLSVGTVPVVLGPPRQNYENFIQGDAFIHVDDFTSPKELAEYILLLDKNEEMYLRYFQWRRHFKVKKAYFWAEHTCLACDYLRRHKEYKAFNNLDKWYWGG, via the coding sequence ATGCCATCAGCTACTTTTCACAAAATCCTACGACCGCTTCTGCTTGGTACTTTCATCCTGGGATGCTTTGTGACTGTATTTTTGATGTATTTTAAGCCATCCACCAACTGGCTTTATGGTCCAATAGATTCGACTGTTTCCACAGACCGGGTGAAGAATCTCTTCTCCACCAAGAGTGATAAAAACGTGACTACTGTCCTGGTCTGGCTTTGGCCCTTCGGACAAACCTATGATCTGAGTGTCTGTAGCTCTCTTTTCAACATCGAGGGGTGTTTCATCACAGCAGACAGAAACCTCTACAACAAGTCAGATGGGGTCGTCATCCATCACCGAGACATCTCCAGTGACCTATCCAACCTGCCCCCGCTTCAGCGGCCATCATTTCAGAAATGGATATGGATGAACTTGGAGTCACCGTCTCATTCATCCCAGCTACCTGGGACTGAGAACTTGTTCAATCTCACTCTCAATTATCGTCAGGATGCTGACATTGAAGTGCCTTATGGGTCCATTGTAGCagcagagacagaggaggactTTGTACCACCTAGCAAAAACAAGCTGATCTGTTGGATTGTAAGCAACTGGAACCAGGATCATGTGAGAGTGAAATATTAcaatgagctgtacaaacataTTGAGGTTCATGCATATGGACAAGCCTTTGGAGAATACATTTCTGACCAAGACTACTTCCCCACCATGGCCAGCTGTAAGTTCTATTTAGCTTTTGAGAACTCAATCCACAAAGACTACATTACTGAAAAACTGTACAACCCTCTCTCTGTGGGCACAGTGCCAGTAGTTTTGGGCCCACCCAGGCAGAACTATGAGAACTTTATTCAAGGAGATGCCTTCATTCATGTGGATGACTTCACTTCACCCAAGGAACTGGCAGAGTACATACTCCTTCTGGACAAAAATGAGGAAATGTACCTCAGGTACTTTCAGTGGCGGCGGCACTTTAAAGTGAAGAAGGCATATTTTTGGGCAGAGCACACATGCTTGGCTTGTGATTACCTGAGAAGGCACAAAGAGTACAAAGCATTTAATAATCTTGACAAGTGGTACTGGGGTGGATAG